The DNA sequence TAATCAGGCCCAGCCATGCTGATGCCAAAAAATCTTTTGCTGTGAAGGTATCTCGGGAAATGCAGTCAGGTTATCAATTCAATGAGGCATTAAAGAGGGCAATACATCCACCTAAACCCAAAACACAAGATCCCAACAAGTCTCCTGAACAGGAAAAACCGCGTATTGTAACGCCGGCTGATGAGGAAATAATTAAGGCTATTGGCGGCAAGGCTAGCAAGCAGAATTTTGATGTTAATGTCAGATTGGTAACTTCCGCAAGTTCAGAAATCCGGGCCCAGCAGATTTTGCAGGATTTTGAAGGATCGTTTGTTCAATTTTCTTTGCCGGACGTGAATGGTTTGAAGGCGAATAGATTAACAGGTCGTGCTCTTGATAAATTAACTTATAATTTTTCTTTCAGGTTGTTTGACAATAAGCAGTCAATAATGATGTCAACGGAGGAAATTGCAAGTTTTTACCATCTGCCGATTGCTACCACAGCCGCACCCAAGGTCAAGTTTTTAAAAGCCAAATTAGCCGAACCACCACCCAACTTGCCGCAGGAGGGTATTATAATCGGGCGTAATATATTTCGCGGCCAAGAGCTGTCGATACGTATGACTGATGAAGATCGTCGCAGGCATCTGTATATTATCGGTCAAACCGGCACCGGAAAGTCTACGATGATGAAAGCTATGATTCGCCAAGACTTAGAAAATGGCAAGGGTGTGTGTTTGATTGATCCGCACGGTGAGTTTGCCGAATTCGCGCTATCAATAGTGCCTCAAAAACGCGCTGAGGACGTCATCTATTTTGATCCTGGAGACATTGAACGTCCGATGGGACTGAATATGCTTGAAATGGATCCTAAGCATCCGGAACAGAAGACCATGATAATAGACGAACTCTTCGGCATCATGGACAAACTTTATAATCTTAAAGAAACCGGTGGTCCGATGTTTGAAAAGTATTTTAAAAATTCACTCTATCTTTTGCTTGACGACTATGGATATGAGATCCCAACGATTTCGGATATTTCCAGAATTCTCAACGACGATGATTACAGAGCTGATAAGCTAAGCCGCGAAACCAATCCTCTGGTGAAAGAGTTTTGGCAATTGGAAGCCGAGAAAGCCTCAGGCGAACAGTCACTATCTAATTTTTCGCCATACATTACCTCAAAACTTAATAATTTTGTGTTTAACGAATTTTTGCGCCCGATAATCAATCAAAAGAAAAGTGCTTTTGATTTTCGCGAAGTGATGGATAGTCAGAAAATCCTGGTCGTCAATCTGTCAAAGGGCAAGATTGGCGATCTCAATGCCAACTTTATCGGCATGCTTGTTGTCGGTAAATTATTACGGGCGGCATTGTCGCGAATAGACGTACACGACGAGATGTTACGCAAGGATTTCTATCTTTATATGGACGAATTTCAGAATTTTACGACTGACAGTATTTCCACGATTTTATCTGAAGCGCGCAAATACAGATTGAATTTAATAATTGCTAACCAATTTATCAAACAGCTCAAAGAAGGCATTAGGGATGCCGTTTTCGGCAATGTCGGGTCTATTGTGGCTTTCCGTATCGGTCCGGATGATGCCGAATTCATGAAAAATAAGTTTGATCCCGTATTCAGTCCGCAAGACCTTTCCAACATAGACAACCTTAATGCTTATGTTAATCTGCTGGTGAGTGGTCAAACTACTCGGCCGTTTAATGTTAGAGTTGAAACCGAGCGTGTGTTTGGTGCCGGGTCTCCACAAACTGCCGCGGCTTTGCGCGAGATGTCACGATTGAGATTCGGTCGGTCTCGCGAAGAAGTGGAACGGGAAATAATGGCTGGAAGGGTGACCCAGTAATCAGTAATTAATAATGGTAAATCGTAAAGACATAACCATAACAATTTTGATCGGGGTTATGACTGGTTTTCTTTGGAGTGGGGTTTTGTTTTATTTACGCACATTTGAGAGTTTTGGCATATCGCGTAATGTCACTTGGAGTTTGGTGATGATTGCTCCGCTTATTTTTATTTCCGGCTTATATTTCGGTAAATGTTTATCCCGCTGGAAAGAATTTTTTGCCCCATTTTCGAGATTTGTGATTCTCGGTTTTCTCAACACGGGAATTGATTTTGGCATATTCAACTTACTTATGTTTTTGACTGACATGCAAAGAGGCATACTGGTTTCGGTTTTCTTGACAGCTTCTTTCTCGGTCGCGGTTATTAACAGTTATTTTTGGAATAAATTTTGGGTTTTCGGAAGTGTTGCTAGGACATCAGTTGGCGGTAAAGAATTCGTAACTTTTGCGATTATAACAGTCGCGGGTTTACTGCTCAAAGTGGGTGTTTCGTCGGGAATTATATTTCTGATTCCGCCGCAGTATGGATTGGGGCAACTAGGATGGAACAACATTGCCGCTGTTATAGGTACCTTTTTTAATCTGACCTCAAATTTTATCGGATATCGTCTTATTGTTTTTAAAAAACTTTAAAAAATGACCCAAGTACTTTATAGAAAATATAGACCACGCGTTTTCCAAGAAGTTGAAGGACAAGAACACGTAGTGCGCACCTTGCGGGGTGCGCTTGCTTCAGGGCGCGTCGGGCATGCCTATCTTTTTTGTGGGCCGAGGGGGACCGGCAAGACGACAATGGCAAGATTGATGGCAAAAGCATTGAATTGTAGTAAGCGGCAAATAGAAAGCAATAATGTTGACAATACGGAGCCTTGTAACATTTGTCATTCATGCAACGAGATCAATGAGAGCCGGTCATTAGACTTGATCGAAATTGATGCCGCATCCAATCGTGGCATTGATGAAATCAGGAACCTCAAGGATTCAGCGCGGGTGGCGGCGGCATCCGGCAACTACAAGGTTTTTATAATAGACGAAGTGCACATGCTTACACCGCCGGCTTTTAACGCGTTACTCAAGATACTAGAAGAACCGCCGTCGCACATCGTTTTTATACTGGCCACTACCGAACCGTATAAAGTTCCGGAGACTGTTTTGTCGCGCGTCCAAAGATTTGATTTTAAAAAAATTAGCGTAGAAAAAATACAAAAAAAACTATTGGAAGTTGCCAAAAAAGAAAAACTTCAGATTGACAACGATGCCCTAACAATTATCGCATCAAGCGCCTCTGGTTCCATGCGTGACGCCGAGTCGTCGTTGAATAAGCTGATAGCATATTCTGGCAGCTGCATTACAGACGAGCATGTAACTGAGGTATTAGGTATTGTGCCTTTCCATGTACACCAAAAACTATTGGAGTTGGTGCGGCAAAAAAACGGGCAAGAAGCAATTGCCCATGTGGCGCGACTTTATGAATCAGGAGTTGATATGGATAATTTTGTAAAACAATTCATTAAATATTTAAGATCAGAATTAATTGGTTTAATCGGTAAAACAGTTGCTGTCTCGTCTGGCCAAACCGAAATTGAATTTTTAATTAAAACCATCAACGTTTTTATCAAAGCTGGCGGGGAATTGAGGTTTTCGCCTGTCCCACAACTGCCACTTGAATTAGCGATACTGGAACTTACTAAGTAATTACAAGGCCGTCCTTATATACAAGGACGGCCTTGTAATTTTATGGCTATAAACGAAGAATTTAAACCATTATCAAAACCGCGGATCAGTTTCCATAAGTTTGCCTTTTATTTTATTACTTTGGCGGCTTTGGTTTTGATTTACCTGAGGTTTTCAGAAGTAAGGTTGATAAGGGATTTATTTCTGCGTTCCAATATTTTCTGGCTGTTTGGCGTTATAGTCACCCAGTTGATAATCTATTATTTTGTTGCCCTAAATTATCGTGATGTTTTGCGTGTTAAAGATCTTGAAGTCGGAGTAAGAGAACTTTTTCCTATAACTTTTGTCATCCAGTTCCTCAACCAAGCTTTACCTTCCGCCGGTTTCTCGGGGCAGGCATTTTTTGTGCAATACCTTAAAAAATTCGGATTGACGGTCGCTGAAGGAATCGGGCGGGCGATACTTGAGCTTGCCACACTTTACATGGCTTTCGGCGTTTTTTTCATAGTTTCAGCTGTTTTGATGTTCCGCAATGGCATTATAAGCCAGCATTCGGAGGCGAGATATTTTATTTATGCTTTTGCTTTTTTTGCCATGATCGCTCTTTCTTGGTTTTTGGCACTGCAAAAAAGAAAACGTGGCCGACTTGCCAAATGGGCGATTAGTAAGATACACAGTTATTTTGAAAATCGTCGGAAAAATAAAAACGGAATTAACGGTAACGGGAACGTCCATACGGGCCATGTAGCTATGATTATTGACCAGTTTAAGGAGACGTTTAATGTTGGTGAGCTGAAGAAAAGAGCCAGACCATTTTGGCTGGCATTTTTTTGGCAAAATATGATTTTGTTGGCCATGGTTTTAACTTTATATTTTTTATCTTTCGCGGTGGATTATAAAATCAGTTTTTCGGTTGCCTTTATAACCTTTACCCTGACAAAGTTTCTGTCCATGATTGCGTTTGTTCCGGGTGGACTCGGTGTTTTTGAAGGCGGGATGACTTTGATTCTCATATCTTTTGGTGTGCCGGCTCAACCGGCGCTTGCCATGACTCTTCTTCTGCGCGCCGTTAGTTTCTGGCTTCCTATGCCAGTGGGATGGATACTGTATCGGTGGTATCTCCATCGCTACGAGCTGGAGCATCCCTATGAAGGTTTACCGGTCAATGGCGGTAAATAGTAGATGGTGTTTTAAGAAAAAATAAACCGACCAGCCGGATGGCTGGTCGGTTTATTTTATATCAACTGTCGATTAAGCTTATAAGTTCTTTCCAGGATTTTACTTTTATAAAATTAGCGGTATGAGGCGATGAATTATGTGGATCAAAAAGTATTCTGTTCTTAATATCGGTGAGTTTTTTGAGAACGTTTGGCTCGTCATCAATATAGTGCGTGATGCCGAGCTGTTTGCCGATTTTATTTTTGTCTTTCGGTTCAGAAACAAAAAACGTGTTGCCCTTATTAAAAAATTCAGGCCATAATTTTTTAAATTTCAGGATCTTGATGGCAATTTTTGGTTTTTTGCGTCTGGATATTAAAAAGTATGGGTATTTGCTTTTTATTTTTGACAATACGCTTCGGGCCCCTTTTGCTGCCGGTGATTTTAATGATATTTTTGGATCATCGTATAAAGCACTTTTTAACTGGTCCAGCGCTTCTTTGGGAATGATGTTTTTGATTATCTCCGAGTGCGTTTGCTCCGGTCTTAATTCCCAGCCGAAACTCTTTGCCAATTTTATCTTGGTGGCAGTGTGATCAAGAATAACGCCGTCTAAATCGAAGCCGATTATTTTATTTTTTAGTTTGGGCATATTTTATAAAAAAGTCTAGATTTACAGGCATGCTTGTTTATTTTAGTATACCCCCAAGAAAGCACTTTTAAAACAGGGGTCAAATGTGTCTGAGCTGGTAAATCAGGAAAATGTTTTTGAGCAAAAAGCCCAAAAGATCCTAGCTTACCTTAAAAGCCACTTGCGCTACGACGATCAATTCTTGCCAAGGCCGTTTTTTTTGGAATTTACGGGTTCGCCATCGGCAGGTAAAACCACTACGATTACGGAATTAGATAAATTTTTGCGTAGGCAGGGATTTAGGGTATTAAGGCCACAAGAAGGC is a window from the Candidatus Yanofskybacteria bacterium genome containing:
- the dnaX gene encoding DNA polymerase III subunit gamma/tau, with amino-acid sequence MTQVLYRKYRPRVFQEVEGQEHVVRTLRGALASGRVGHAYLFCGPRGTGKTTMARLMAKALNCSKRQIESNNVDNTEPCNICHSCNEINESRSLDLIEIDAASNRGIDEIRNLKDSARVAAASGNYKVFIIDEVHMLTPPAFNALLKILEEPPSHIVFILATTEPYKVPETVLSRVQRFDFKKISVEKIQKKLLEVAKKEKLQIDNDALTIIASSASGSMRDAESSLNKLIAYSGSCITDEHVTEVLGIVPFHVHQKLLELVRQKNGQEAIAHVARLYESGVDMDNFVKQFIKYLRSELIGLIGKTVAVSSGQTEIEFLIKTINVFIKAGGELRFSPVPQLPLELAILELTK
- a CDS encoding flippase-like domain-containing protein translates to MAINEEFKPLSKPRISFHKFAFYFITLAALVLIYLRFSEVRLIRDLFLRSNIFWLFGVIVTQLIIYYFVALNYRDVLRVKDLEVGVRELFPITFVIQFLNQALPSAGFSGQAFFVQYLKKFGLTVAEGIGRAILELATLYMAFGVFFIVSAVLMFRNGIISQHSEARYFIYAFAFFAMIALSWFLALQKRKRGRLAKWAISKIHSYFENRRKNKNGINGNGNVHTGHVAMIIDQFKETFNVGELKKRARPFWLAFFWQNMILLAMVLTLYFLSFAVDYKISFSVAFITFTLTKFLSMIAFVPGGLGVFEGGMTLILISFGVPAQPALAMTLLLRAVSFWLPMPVGWILYRWYLHRYELEHPYEGLPVNGGK
- a CDS encoding GtrA family protein, which gives rise to MVNRKDITITILIGVMTGFLWSGVLFYLRTFESFGISRNVTWSLVMIAPLIFISGLYFGKCLSRWKEFFAPFSRFVILGFLNTGIDFGIFNLLMFLTDMQRGILVSVFLTASFSVAVINSYFWNKFWVFGSVARTSVGGKEFVTFAIITVAGLLLKVGVSSGIIFLIPPQYGLGQLGWNNIAAVIGTFFNLTSNFIGYRLIVFKKL
- a CDS encoding DUF87 domain-containing protein; the encoded protein is MILLVVLLLVLIIIAVAALVLVGGMRTRGQVERALNMSLFLIRVPRELLGAKDGGSKPEKELISIGEQLLAGFSNIHSRGWNKFIYGEPYVSLEMAVHHTGEETHFYIAVPKSNEDIIEKQIYSLYPTAEVSKAKDYNIFNPQGATAGAYLSYNADSILPIRTYQKLESDPMGGILTAMSKLQADGEGAAMQVLIRPSHADAKKSFAVKVSREMQSGYQFNEALKRAIHPPKPKTQDPNKSPEQEKPRIVTPADEEIIKAIGGKASKQNFDVNVRLVTSASSEIRAQQILQDFEGSFVQFSLPDVNGLKANRLTGRALDKLTYNFSFRLFDNKQSIMMSTEEIASFYHLPIATTAAPKVKFLKAKLAEPPPNLPQEGIIIGRNIFRGQELSIRMTDEDRRRHLYIIGQTGTGKSTMMKAMIRQDLENGKGVCLIDPHGEFAEFALSIVPQKRAEDVIYFDPGDIERPMGLNMLEMDPKHPEQKTMIIDELFGIMDKLYNLKETGGPMFEKYFKNSLYLLLDDYGYEIPTISDISRILNDDDYRADKLSRETNPLVKEFWQLEAEKASGEQSLSNFSPYITSKLNNFVFNEFLRPIINQKKSAFDFREVMDSQKILVVNLSKGKIGDLNANFIGMLVVGKLLRAALSRIDVHDEMLRKDFYLYMDEFQNFTTDSISTILSEARKYRLNLIIANQFIKQLKEGIRDAVFGNVGSIVAFRIGPDDAEFMKNKFDPVFSPQDLSNIDNLNAYVNLLVSGQTTRPFNVRVETERVFGAGSPQTAAALREMSRLRFGRSREEVEREIMAGRVTQ